A segment of the Flavobacteriales bacterium genome:
TTTGCCTCGCGGCATCACGCAAATTTAGCCAATAATCTTCTTCTGCACGCATCTTCTTTTTCTGAGCGGGGGTTTTATCGTTGAACCCAATAAGATGAAGCACGCCATGAACCATAACGCGCTGCAGCTCGTCCAGAGGGTTTAGATTTCGTTCGCTGGCATTTTCCAAAACCCGGTCTATGCTGATATAAATATCGCCCGTGATGTCTCCTTCTTTTTCGGAATAATCAAAAGTGATAATATCTGTGAAGGTGTCGTGCTGGAGATATTGCTGGTTAAGTTTCAGAAGGCCCTCGTCGT
Coding sequences within it:
- the ybeY gene encoding rRNA maturation RNase YbeY gives rise to the protein MKHCIRFFSEVEIKVSGYRSSKSWIIHVLEGFQQVAGNLCFILVNDEGLLKLNQQYLQHDTFTDIITFDYSEKEGDITGDIYISIDRVLENASERNLNPLDELQRVMVHGVLHLIGFNDKTPAQKKKMRAEEDYWLNLRDAARQKK